The window GCTTCTGATCCGGGCTCATGGTACCGTCCTCACCGCATTCTGGGCCCAGTCCGGAACCACGCTGGGGTCCATGCCGAACACCGTGGGACCGATCAGATAGAAGAGGGTGGCCACCACCACCACTCCGATCAGGTTCAGCACGATGCCGGCGCGGGCCATCTCAGCGATGCGGACGCGTTCGCTGCCGAACACGATGGCATTCGGTGGAGTGGCCACCGGCATCATGAAGGCGCACGAGGCCGAAATGGTGGCCGGTACCATCAGCAGCAGAGGATGCAGGCCCGCCGCGACCGAGACCGAAGCCAGGATGGGCAGGATCATCTCCGTGGTCGCCAGGTTCGAGGTGAGCTCTGTCAGGAACGTGATCACCAGACAGATCGACGCGACGATCAGCAGCGGGGGAGCGGCGGAGAGGCCCGCGAACTGCTCTCCGATGACGTCGGAGAGACCGGTGGCCCGGAATCCGTAGGCGAGCGCGAAGCCGCCGCCGAAGAGCAACACGATGTCCCAGGGAAGTCGACGGATCACGTTCGCGTCCAGGATCATCCCCTTGCCTTCCCCACGATCGCGGGCGGGGATCAGGAACAACAACGACGAGAGCGCGATCGCCACGGTGCCGTCGTCGAAGAGAGACGGATCCGGGAAGAGCTCCGACCACCCGGGAATCGCGAACGCACCCAGGCTGATGCGCACCCGGAACACCCACAGCAGCGCCGTGGTGGCGAAGATCGCCATGACCACCTTCTCCTCGAAGGAGGCGGGGCCCAGCTTGGCGCGCTCGTCCTCGATCACCGAGGGGTCGGCGTGCACGTGGCTCGGGGAGCGGTAGAGCACGCGGGTCAGCAGGAACCACGTGATCACGAGCATGGTGGCGCCCACCGGAAGGCCCAGCAGGAACCACTGGCCGAACCCGATCGGAGGGGCATCCGGATAGGTGACCGCGAAGATCCGCGAGAACGACAGGTTGGGCGGTGTGCCCACCAGTGTGGAGATCCCACCCATCGAGCACGCGTACGCGATCCCCAACATCACCGCCACGGTGAACGGGTGGGTATCCTCCGTTCCGAACGTCTCTTCCATGGTGACCACGATGGCCAACCCGATGGGCACCATCATGATGGCCGTGGCGGTGTTGGAGATCCACATGGACAGGAATGCCGCCGCCAGCATGAAGCCGAGTACCAGGCGGGCGGGCGTGCCACCCACGCGCTGGATGATGGCGAGCGCGATGCGGCGATGCAGATTCCAGCGCTGCATGG is drawn from Gemmatimonadota bacterium and contains these coding sequences:
- a CDS encoding SLC13 family permease, which produces MEHIARGGDRLRRIGLILGPVLFGAAFLFQAPAEHPTAGRMAAVALLMATWWITDAIPLFATALLPLALFPLLGLAGGGPTATQYFNGTIVLYLGGFLIALAMQRWNLHRRIALAIIQRVGGTPARLVLGFMLAAAFLSMWISNTATAIMMVPIGLAIVVTMEETFGTEDTHPFTVAVMLGIAYACSMGGISTLVGTPPNLSFSRIFAVTYPDAPPIGFGQWFLLGLPVGATMLVITWFLLTRVLYRSPSHVHADPSVIEDERAKLGPASFEEKVVMAIFATTALLWVFRVRISLGAFAIPGWSELFPDPSLFDDGTVAIALSSLLFLIPARDRGEGKGMILDANVIRRLPWDIVLLFGGGFALAYGFRATGLSDVIGEQFAGLSAAPPLLIVASICLVITFLTELTSNLATTEMILPILASVSVAAGLHPLLLMVPATISASCAFMMPVATPPNAIVFGSERVRIAEMARAGIVLNLIGVVVVATLFYLIGPTVFGMDPSVVPDWAQNAVRTVP